In Solenopsis invicta isolate M01_SB chromosome 1, UNIL_Sinv_3.0, whole genome shotgun sequence, one genomic interval encodes:
- the LOC120356771 gene encoding uncharacterized protein LOC120356771 isoform X1, with product MSSRFCIVHFMEENTVEVVPDFWICTSMDTCCWPNTTFPKKNVVRRTLPNKHWKIYKCRVLSTFDDFDTAQSNLKDAEISSDFPSKNVKALGKRLSKRNRKYYSNSNSSDETESCTKKKATFLHNASKPNFTSTSATSNSSNDEEEKENTLPKKPNVQLPKAFAVTNEKVVNANCEAPRKKITFSATKSPQNYRNSVTDDAQPGCSKNMYQEEQRIISSIPRKETLLTTSNYIGESEFEKLVIRDLIKIKFDIKEIRDVLVPIVQDILNNLQENFRERNIRHARQEEELENILPTFPFTIMQDWYDLETLLSNNTVACEQLKKMFSTRGGKDGNNMIRRILGAVFSPQLSAMISWQGRKNNIKLQGTIVERTIFVIVKKKFKMDDRQIELTVINWFRRSSEKIKKNPEINNAD from the exons ATGTCTTCACGATTTTGCATTGTCCATTTTATGGAAGAAAACACTGTAGAAGTTGTGCCAGATTTTTGGATTTGTACATCAATGGATACATGTTGCTGGCCCAATACTACTTTCCCCAAGAAAAATGTTGTTCGTAGAACACTTCCCAATAAACATTGGAAGATCTACAAGTGCAGAGTCCTCAGCACGTTTG aCGATTTCGATACAGCTCAGTCAAATTTGAAAGACGCCGAAATTTCATCGGATTTTCcatcaaaaaatgtaaaagcttTGGGAAAACGATTATCTAAACGTAATCGCAAATATTATAGTAACAGCAATTCATCAGATGAAACAGAGAGCTGTACAAAGAAAAAGGCAACATTCCTGCACAATGCATCGAAGCCAAACTTCACAAGTACAAGTGCTACAAGTAATTCGTCAAACgatgaagaagaaaaggaaaatacgCTTCCGAAAAAACCAAACGTACAGTTACCTAAAGCCTTCGCAGTTACCAACGAAAAAGTTGTAAATGCAAATTGTGAGGCTCCTAGAAAAAAGATTACTTTTTCAGCCACGAAGTCACCACAAAACTACCGCAATAGCGTTACAg ATGATGCACAACCAGGATGCAGCAAGAATATGTATCAAGAAGAACAAAGAATAATATCCTCAATTCCTCGCAAAGAAACATTACTAACAACATCAAACTATATCGGTGAAAGTG AATTCGAAAAACTAGTAATACGTGacttaatcaaaataaaatttgatattaaagaaatacggGATGTTTTAGTGCCAATagtacaagatattttaaataatcttcaaGAAAACTTTCGCGAAAGGAACATCAGGCACGCAAGACAGGAAGAAGAATTGGAAAATATTCTGCCTACATTTCCATTCACAATTATGCAGGATTGGTATGATCTAGAAACGTTGTTGTCTAATAACACGGTCGCGTGTGAACAACTT aaaaaaatgttttccactCGAGGTGGAAAAGATGGCAACAATATGATAAGACGAATACTTGGAGCTGTGTTTTCTCCACAACTTTCAGCGATGATTTCCTGGcaaggaagaaaaaataatataaaactgcaAGGAACTATTGTTGAACGTACGATATTTG TTATCGtgaaaaagaagtttaaaatggaTGACCGACAGATAGAGCTTACTGTGATAAATTGGTTCCGCCGTTCATccgaaaagattaaaaaaaatccagAAATTAATAATGCTGATTAA
- the LOC120356771 gene encoding uncharacterized protein LOC120356771 isoform X2, translated as MSSRFCIVHFMEENTVEVVPDFWICTSMDTCCWPNTTFPKKNVVRRTLPNKHWKIYKCRVLSTFAQSNLKDAEISSDFPSKNVKALGKRLSKRNRKYYSNSNSSDETESCTKKKATFLHNASKPNFTSTSATSNSSNDEEEKENTLPKKPNVQLPKAFAVTNEKVVNANCEAPRKKITFSATKSPQNYRNSVTDDAQPGCSKNMYQEEQRIISSIPRKETLLTTSNYIGESEFEKLVIRDLIKIKFDIKEIRDVLVPIVQDILNNLQENFRERNIRHARQEEELENILPTFPFTIMQDWYDLETLLSNNTVACEQLKKMFSTRGGKDGNNMIRRILGAVFSPQLSAMISWQGRKNNIKLQGTIVERTIFVIVKKKFKMDDRQIELTVINWFRRSSEKIKKNPEINNAD; from the exons ATGTCTTCACGATTTTGCATTGTCCATTTTATGGAAGAAAACACTGTAGAAGTTGTGCCAGATTTTTGGATTTGTACATCAATGGATACATGTTGCTGGCCCAATACTACTTTCCCCAAGAAAAATGTTGTTCGTAGAACACTTCCCAATAAACATTGGAAGATCTACAAGTGCAGAGTCCTCAGCACGTTTG CTCAGTCAAATTTGAAAGACGCCGAAATTTCATCGGATTTTCcatcaaaaaatgtaaaagcttTGGGAAAACGATTATCTAAACGTAATCGCAAATATTATAGTAACAGCAATTCATCAGATGAAACAGAGAGCTGTACAAAGAAAAAGGCAACATTCCTGCACAATGCATCGAAGCCAAACTTCACAAGTACAAGTGCTACAAGTAATTCGTCAAACgatgaagaagaaaaggaaaatacgCTTCCGAAAAAACCAAACGTACAGTTACCTAAAGCCTTCGCAGTTACCAACGAAAAAGTTGTAAATGCAAATTGTGAGGCTCCTAGAAAAAAGATTACTTTTTCAGCCACGAAGTCACCACAAAACTACCGCAATAGCGTTACAg ATGATGCACAACCAGGATGCAGCAAGAATATGTATCAAGAAGAACAAAGAATAATATCCTCAATTCCTCGCAAAGAAACATTACTAACAACATCAAACTATATCGGTGAAAGTG AATTCGAAAAACTAGTAATACGTGacttaatcaaaataaaatttgatattaaagaaatacggGATGTTTTAGTGCCAATagtacaagatattttaaataatcttcaaGAAAACTTTCGCGAAAGGAACATCAGGCACGCAAGACAGGAAGAAGAATTGGAAAATATTCTGCCTACATTTCCATTCACAATTATGCAGGATTGGTATGATCTAGAAACGTTGTTGTCTAATAACACGGTCGCGTGTGAACAACTT aaaaaaatgttttccactCGAGGTGGAAAAGATGGCAACAATATGATAAGACGAATACTTGGAGCTGTGTTTTCTCCACAACTTTCAGCGATGATTTCCTGGcaaggaagaaaaaataatataaaactgcaAGGAACTATTGTTGAACGTACGATATTTG TTATCGtgaaaaagaagtttaaaatggaTGACCGACAGATAGAGCTTACTGTGATAAATTGGTTCCGCCGTTCATccgaaaagattaaaaaaaatccagAAATTAATAATGCTGATTAA